GGCGACCAGCGCTCCGGTGGCGGCGACGTTCTGGCGCGCCAGGTGCAGGTCGACCGACGGGACCACGCCCGCCAGGTAGCGGTCGGCCACCATGTCGCGGCTGCGCTCGTAGGCGGCGAGGGTTCCCCGGCTCAGGGCGAGCTGGTCCGTGGCTTCACGCACGGCCAGCCAGGCGCGCACCACGTCGGCCACCAGGGCCTGCTGCACGGTGCGCCGGTCGGCCTCGCTGGCCAGGGCCGCGGACCAGGCCGCGCGCCGCGTCCTGGAGAGCCGGCCCCAGAGATCCAGCTCGTAGGCGGCGGTCGCCGAGGCCGTATAGAAGTTCTGGTAGAAGCTCCCCTGGCCGCCGAAGCGGGCCCGGGTCGTCTGCGAGCGGGAGGCCGTCCCGCCCACCTCCACCGAGGGCAGGCGGCTCGCGTTCGCCCCTTCGAGCTGGGCGCGGGCCGACATCACGCGGGCCGCGGCGGCCGCGGCATCGGGATTGTTGGCCAGGGCTTCGGCGACCAGGGCGTCGAGCTCGGGCGAGCCCAGGTCCTTCCACCAGCCGTGGACGGCGCCCGGCAAGGATGCGGCGGCCGCCGCGTCCTCCTCGACGAAGCGGCCGGGGATCGCGGTCACGTCCGGCCGCTGGTAGTCGGGCCCCACGGCGCAGCCGGCAGTCACGGCCAGCAGGGCGGCCAGGGCCGCTGCGGATCGGATCACGTGTCGCCTCCTTCGCTGATCTCACGTATGCCGCCCAGCGTGAAGCGGGTCACGTGCTCGATCACGTTGCTGATGTATTCCTCGATGCCGTCCCCCAGGGAAACGAACGCCAGCGGCGTTTCCTGAGCGGTGCCCGGCATGTTCCGTTGGTTGTGCCAGTGCATGGCATAGTAGACGAACTGACCGACGATGCTGCCGATGATCATCTGGAGCCGAACGTCGCTCATGGCGGGCAGCAGTTCGCGCAACAGCAGCAGGAACCGCCGCCGCACCGGACCGATCAGTTCCTCGACCAGCACCCGGGCGCCCTGCCGGGGCTCCGCCATCTCCCGCGACATCAGATGCAGTCCGAGCAGGCCGCGCGGGCTGTTCAGGGCGTCCTCGAGATGGGTGCCCACGAAGGCGCGGATCAGCATCTCGAGCCTGGGCTGGCTGTCGTCCGCAGCCTCCACCAAGGCGATGGCCGCCAGGAGCTTCTCGCGCTTGGGGGCGAGAAAGCGGCGCAGCACTTCCCGGTAGAGGTTCTCCTTGCCCTGGAAATGATAATTGACCGCGGCCAGGTTCACGTCGGCGGCGCCGGCTATCTCGCGAATGGAGACCGCCTCGTAGCCCTTCTGTGCGAAGAGGATTTCGGCCGCGTCCAGCAGACGTTCCTTGGTCGTAGGCTCGCTCATGTGTCCTCGCATCGTCTCGAACTGGAAGAGCATAAATTCAAACGAATACTTTAATCAAACGTACGAGCTAAGTCAAGTTCCCAATGCATCTACATCATTCGAAACGGAGAATGATCCCGCCGCGAGGAGGGCGCGATCGGCACAAAACAACAAATATCGGGGAGGTGCATGCGGCAGGCGGCGGCCCTGGCCATGGACAAGGAAAGGCCCCGGTCTGTCGCCGGGGCCTCCTCGCTGTTGAATACTCGATCGTCCGCCGATGCTACTTCACGAGCATCAGCTTGCGGACCTGCAGGACCTCGCTGCCGATGCGCAGGCGCGCGAAGTAGGTGCCGCTGGACACCTTCTGGCCGGAGAAGTCGTTGCCGTCCCAATTGACGATATGCTCGCCGGACTCCAACCTGCCGCTGGCCAGCGTGCGGACCAGTTCGCCGCGGATGCTGTAGATGTTCAGCTGCGTCAGGTTGTCGCGGGTCAGCACGAAGCGGATCTCCGTCTTCGGGTTGAAGGGGTTGGGCGCGATGCGCGA
This DNA window, taken from bacterium, encodes the following:
- a CDS encoding TolC family protein, whose amino-acid sequence is MIRSAAALAALLAVTAGCAVGPDYQRPDVTAIPGRFVEEDAAAAASLPGAVHGWWKDLGSPELDALVAEALANNPDAAAAAARVMSARAQLEGANASRLPSVEVGGTASRSQTTRARFGGQGSFYQNFYTASATAAYELDLWGRLSRTRRAAWSAALASEADRRTVQQALVADVVRAWLAVREATDQLALSRGTLAAYERSRDMVADRYLAGVVPSVDLHLARQNVAATGALVA
- a CDS encoding CerR family C-terminal domain-containing protein, with amino-acid sequence MSEPTTKERLLDAAEILFAQKGYEAVSIREIAGAADVNLAAVNYHFQGKENLYREVLRRFLAPKREKLLAAIALVEAADDSQPRLEMLIRAFVGTHLEDALNSPRGLLGLHLMSREMAEPRQGARVLVEELIGPVRRRFLLLLRELLPAMSDVRLQMIIGSIVGQFVYYAMHWHNQRNMPGTAQETPLAFVSLGDGIEEYISNVIEHVTRFTLGGIREISEGGDT